The Camelus bactrianus isolate YW-2024 breed Bactrian camel chromosome 12, ASM4877302v1, whole genome shotgun sequence genome includes a window with the following:
- the TNS2 gene encoding tensin-2 isoform X11: protein MGWPGGSRCCCPAPPRPRQAGRPPQPRKAEPHSFREKVFRKKPPVCAVCKVTIDGTGISCRVCKVATHRKCEAKVTSSCQSLPPAELRRNTAPVRRIEHLGSTKSLNHSKQRSTLPRSFSLDPLMERRWDLDLTYVTERILAAAFPARPDEQRHRGHLRELAHVLQSKHLDKYLLFNLSEKRHDLTRLNPKPQFHPCTRQVQDFGWPELHAPPLDKLCSICKAMETWLSADPQHVVVLYCKGSKGKLGVIVSAYMHYSKISAGADQALATLTMRKFCEDKVAAELQPSQRRYISYFSGLLSGSIRMNSSPLFLHYVLVPMLPAFEPGTGFQPFLKIYQSMQLVYTSGIYHVAGPGPQQLCISLEPALLLKGDVMVTCYHKASRGTDRTLVFRVQFHTCTIHGPRLAFPKDQLDEAWTDERFPFQASVEFVFSSSPEKIKGSTPRNDPSVSVDYNTAEPAVRWDSYENFNQHHEDSVDESPEPVSWREGPSGHSTLPRSPRDAQGSASSELSGPSTPLHTSSPVQGKESTRRQDTRSPTLAPTQRLSPGEAVPSVSQGGAEKAPELPARSGPEPPAPGPFSPASPPSSPNDWPQEKSPGCHSDSASPRGSVPTTLPGLRHAPWQGLRDPPDSPDGSPLTPVPTQMPWLVASPEPPQSSPTPAFPLAASYDINGPTQPPLPEKRHLLGPGQQPGPWGPEQASPPARGTSHHVTFAPLLLDNAPQPPEPPMQESQSNVKFVQDTSKFWYKPHLSRDQAIALLKDKDPGAFLIRDSHSFQGAYGLALKVATPPPSAQPWKGDPLEQLVRHFLIETGPKGVKIKGCPSEPYFGSLSALVSQHSISPLSLPCCLRIPSKDPLEEAPEAPVPSNMSTAADLLRQGAACSVLYLTSVETESLTGPQAVARASSAALSCSPRPTPAVVHFKVSAQGITLTDNQRKLFFRRHYPVNSITFSSTDPQDRRWTNPDGTTSKIFGFVAKKPGSPWENVCHLFAELDPDQPAGAIVTFITKVLLGQRK from the exons cctagGAAAGCTGAGCCACACAGCTTCCGGGAGAAGGTCTTCCGGAAGAAACCGCCAGTCTGTGCAGTTTGTAAGGTGACCATCGATGGGACAGGCATCTCATGCCGAG TCTGCAAGGTGGCAACACACAGAAAATGTGAAGCAAAG GTGACTTCGTCCTGTCAGTCCTTGCCTCCCGCGGAGCTG CGGAGAAACACGGCCCCTGTGAGGCGCATAGAGCACCTG GGATCTACCAAGTCTTTGAACCATTCAAAGCAGCGCAGCACTCTGCCCAG GAGCTTCAGCCTGGACCCGCTCATGGAGCGTCGCTGGGACTTGGACCTCACCTACGTGACAGAACGGATCCTGGCCGCCGCTTTCCCCGCGCGGCCGGATGAGCAGCGACACCGGGGCCACCTGCGCGAGCTGGCTCACGTGCTGCAATCCAAACACCTCGACAAGTACCTG CTCTTCAACCTTTCAGAGAAAAGACATGACCTGACCCGCCTAAACCCCAAG CCCCAGTTCCACCCCTGCACCCGTCAGGTCCAGGACTTCGGCTGGCCTGAGCTGCATGCGCCCCCGCTGGACAAGCTGTGCTCCATCTGCAAAGCCATGGAGACGTGGCTCAGCGCCGACCCGCAGCATGTAGTCGTACTGTACTGCAAG GGGAGCAAGGGCAAGCTTGGCGTCATCGTCTCTGCCTATATGCACTACAGCAAGATCTCTGCAGG GGCGGACCAGGCGCTGGCTACTCTTACCATGCGGAAGTTCTGTGAGGACAAGGTGGCCGCGGAGCTGCAGCCCTCCCAGCGCCG GTACATCAGCTACTTCAGTGGTCTGCTGTCCGGCTCCATCAGAATGAACAGCAGCCCTCTCTTCCTGCACTATGTGCTCGTGCCCATGCTGCCAGCCTTTGAACCTGGCACAG GCTTCCAGCCCTTCCTGAAGATCTACCAGTCCATGCAGCTTGTCTACACATCAGGAATCTA tcACGTTGCAGGCCCAGGTCCCCAGCAGCTTTGCATTAGCCTGGAGCCAGCCCTCCTCCTGAAAGGCGATGTCATG GTGACATGCTATCACAAGGCTAGCCGGGGGACAGACCGGACCCTTGTGTTCCGAGTCCAGTTCCACACATGCACCATCCATGGACCACGGCTCGCCTTCCCCAAGGATCAGCTGGACGAGGCCTGGACTG ACGAGAGGTTCCCCTTCCAAGCATCCGTGGAGTTTGTCTTCTCCTCCAGCCCAGAGAAGATCAAAG GCAGCACCCCACGGAATGACCCTTCAGTCTCTGTTGACTACAACACTGCGGAGCCCGCTGTGCGCTGGGACTCCTATGAGAACTTCAACCAGCACCATGAGGACAGCGTGGACG AGTCGCCTGAGCCAGTGTCCTGGAGGGAGGGCCCCAGCGGACACAGCACCCTGCCTCGGTCTCCCCGAGATGCCCAGGGCAGTGCCTCTTCTGAGTTGTCTGGTCCCTCCACGCCCCTGCACACCAGCAGCCCAGTCCAGGGCAAGGAGAG CACCCGACGGCAGGACACCCGGTCCCCGACCTTGGCGCCCACTCAGAGACTGAGTCCTGGTGAGGCTGTGCCATCTGTTTCCCAGGGAGGCGCTGAAAAGGCTCCAGAGCTGCCGGCAAGAAGTGGGCCTGAgcctccagcccctggcccctTCTCGCCAGCCTCCCCACCCAGCTCACCCAATGACTGGCCTCAAGAGAAAAGCCCAGGGTGCCACTCGGACAGTGCCAGTCCAAGGGGCTCTGTGCCCACCACACTGCCCGGCCTCCGCCATGCCCCTTGGCAGGGACTTCGAGACCCCCCAGACAGCCCGGATGGGTCCCCACTCACTCCTGTGCCTACCCAGATGCCCTGGCTTGTGGCCAGCCCAGAGCCACCTCAGAGCTCACCTACACCTGCCTTCCCACTGGCTGCATCTTATGACATCAatggccccacccagcccccacttCCCGAGAAACGCCACCTGTTGGGGCCTGGGCAACAGCCAGGAccctggggcccagagcaggcaTCACCACCAGCCAGAGGCACCAGTCACCATGTCACCTTTGCACCTCTGCTCCTGGATaatgccccccaacccccag AGCCCCCTATGCAAGAGAGCCAGAGCAACGTCAAGTTTGTCCAGGATACGTCCAAGTTCTGGTACAAACCACACCTGTCCCGTGACCAAG CCATCGCCCTGCTGAAGGACAAGGACCCTGGGGCATTCCTGATCAGGGACAGTCATTCATTCCAAGGAGCCTACGGACTGGCTCTCAAGGTGGCTACACCCCCACCCAGCGCCCAGCCCTGGAAAG GGGATCCCTTGGAACAGCTGGTCCGCCATTTTCTCATTGAGACTGGGCCCAAGGGGGTGAAGATCAAGGGCTGCCCCAGCGAGCCCTACTTTG GCAGCCTGTCGGCCCTGGTCTCCCAGCACTCCATCTCCCCGCTGTCCCTGCCCTGCTGCCTGCGCATTCCCAGCAAAG ATCCTCTGGAGGAGGCCCCAGAGGCCCCAGTGCCCAGCAACATGAGCACAGCGGCAGACCTCCTGCGTCAGGGCGCCG CCTGCAGCGTGCTCTACCTGACCTCAGTGGAGACCGAGTCACTGACAGGCCCCCAGGCGGTGGCGCGGGCCAGCTCCGCAGCTCTGAGCTGCAGTCCCCGCCCGACACCTGCCGTTGTCCACTTCAAGGTCTCAGCCCAGGGCATCACGCTGACGGACAACCAAAGGAA GCTCTTCTTTCGCCGCCATTATCCAGTGAACAGCATCACCTTCTCCAGCACTGACCCTCAGGACCGGAG ATGGACCAACCCTGACGGGACCACCTCCAA GATCTTTGGTTTCGTGGCCAAGAAGCCAGGAAGCCCCTGGGAGAATGTGTGTCACCTCTTCGCAGAGCTTGACCCAGATCAGCCTGCAGGCGCCATCGTCACCTTCATCACCAAAGTTCTACTGGGCcagagaaaatga
- the TNS2 gene encoding tensin-2 isoform X4, translated as MKSSGPVERLLRALGRRDSSRATSRPRKAEPHSFREKVFRKKPPVCAVCKVTIDGTGISCRVCKVATHRKCEAKVTSSCQSLPPAELRRNTAPVRRIEHLGSTKSLNHSKQRSTLPRSFSLDPLMERRWDLDLTYVTERILAAAFPARPDEQRHRGHLRELAHVLQSKHLDKYLLFNLSEKRHDLTRLNPKPQFHPCTRQVQDFGWPELHAPPLDKLCSICKAMETWLSADPQHVVVLYCKGSKGKLGVIVSAYMHYSKISAGADQALATLTMRKFCEDKVAAELQPSQRRYISYFSGLLSGSIRMNSSPLFLHYVLVPMLPAFEPGTGFQPFLKIYQSMQLVYTSGIYHVAGPGPQQLCISLEPALLLKGDVMVTCYHKASRGTDRTLVFRVQFHTCTIHGPRLAFPKDQLDEAWTDERFPFQASVEFVFSSSPEKIKGSTPRNDPSVSVDYNTAEPAVRWDSYENFNQHHEDSVDDSPTHTLGPLDGSPYAQVQRAPRQALPAPSPEPPPPPLLSVSSDSGHSSTLTTEPATESPGRPPPTAAERQELDRLLGGCGVASGGRGAGRETAILDDEEQPPAGGGPHLGMYAGHRPGLSRHCSCRQGYREPCGVPNGGYYRPEGTLERRRLAYAGYEGPPQGYAEASVEKRRLCRSLSEGPYPYPPELGKPANGDFGYRSPGYREVVILEDPGLPALCSCPACEEKLAVPTAALYGLRLEREAGEGWATEAGKPLLHPVRPGHPLPLLVPACGHHHAPMPDYSCLKPPKAGEEGHEGCSYTMCPEGRYGHPGYPALVTYGYGGAVPSYCPAYGRVPHSCGSPGEGRGYPSSGAHSPRAGSISPGSPPYPQSRKLSYEIPAEEGGNRYPLPGHLAPAGPLASAESPEPVSWREGPSGHSTLPRSPRDAQGSASSELSGPSTPLHTSSPVQGKESTRRQDTRSPTLAPTQRLSPGEAVPSVSQGGAEKAPELPARSGPEPPAPGPFSPASPPSSPNDWPQEKSPGCHSDSASPRGSVPTTLPGLRHAPWQGLRDPPDSPDGSPLTPVPTQMPWLVASPEPPQSSPTPAFPLAASYDINGPTQPPLPEKRHLLGPGQQPGPWGPEQASPPARGTSHHVTFAPLLLDNAPQPPEPPMQESQSNVKFVQDTSKFWYKPHLSRDQAIALLKDKDPGAFLIRDSHSFQGAYGLALKVATPPPSAQPWKGDPLEQLVRHFLIETGPKGVKIKGCPSEPYFGSLSALVSQHSISPLSLPCCLRIPSKDPLEEAPEAPVPSNMSTAADLLRQGAACSVLYLTSVETESLTGPQAVARASSAALSCSPRPTPAVVHFKVSAQGITLTDNQRKLFFRRHYPVNSITFSSTDPQDRRWTNPDGTTSKIFGFVAKKPGSPWENVCHLFAELDPDQPAGAIVTFITKVLLGQRK; from the exons ATGAAGTCCAGCGGCCCCGTGGAGAGGCTGCTcagagccctggggaggagggacagCAGCCGGGCCACCAGCAGG cctagGAAAGCTGAGCCACACAGCTTCCGGGAGAAGGTCTTCCGGAAGAAACCGCCAGTCTGTGCAGTTTGTAAGGTGACCATCGATGGGACAGGCATCTCATGCCGAG TCTGCAAGGTGGCAACACACAGAAAATGTGAAGCAAAG GTGACTTCGTCCTGTCAGTCCTTGCCTCCCGCGGAGCTG CGGAGAAACACGGCCCCTGTGAGGCGCATAGAGCACCTG GGATCTACCAAGTCTTTGAACCATTCAAAGCAGCGCAGCACTCTGCCCAG GAGCTTCAGCCTGGACCCGCTCATGGAGCGTCGCTGGGACTTGGACCTCACCTACGTGACAGAACGGATCCTGGCCGCCGCTTTCCCCGCGCGGCCGGATGAGCAGCGACACCGGGGCCACCTGCGCGAGCTGGCTCACGTGCTGCAATCCAAACACCTCGACAAGTACCTG CTCTTCAACCTTTCAGAGAAAAGACATGACCTGACCCGCCTAAACCCCAAG CCCCAGTTCCACCCCTGCACCCGTCAGGTCCAGGACTTCGGCTGGCCTGAGCTGCATGCGCCCCCGCTGGACAAGCTGTGCTCCATCTGCAAAGCCATGGAGACGTGGCTCAGCGCCGACCCGCAGCATGTAGTCGTACTGTACTGCAAG GGGAGCAAGGGCAAGCTTGGCGTCATCGTCTCTGCCTATATGCACTACAGCAAGATCTCTGCAGG GGCGGACCAGGCGCTGGCTACTCTTACCATGCGGAAGTTCTGTGAGGACAAGGTGGCCGCGGAGCTGCAGCCCTCCCAGCGCCG GTACATCAGCTACTTCAGTGGTCTGCTGTCCGGCTCCATCAGAATGAACAGCAGCCCTCTCTTCCTGCACTATGTGCTCGTGCCCATGCTGCCAGCCTTTGAACCTGGCACAG GCTTCCAGCCCTTCCTGAAGATCTACCAGTCCATGCAGCTTGTCTACACATCAGGAATCTA tcACGTTGCAGGCCCAGGTCCCCAGCAGCTTTGCATTAGCCTGGAGCCAGCCCTCCTCCTGAAAGGCGATGTCATG GTGACATGCTATCACAAGGCTAGCCGGGGGACAGACCGGACCCTTGTGTTCCGAGTCCAGTTCCACACATGCACCATCCATGGACCACGGCTCGCCTTCCCCAAGGATCAGCTGGACGAGGCCTGGACTG ACGAGAGGTTCCCCTTCCAAGCATCCGTGGAGTTTGTCTTCTCCTCCAGCCCAGAGAAGATCAAAG GCAGCACCCCACGGAATGACCCTTCAGTCTCTGTTGACTACAACACTGCGGAGCCCGCTGTGCGCTGGGACTCCTATGAGAACTTCAACCAGCACCATGAGGACAGCGTGGACG ACTCCCCCACCCATACCCTGGGACCCCTGGATGGCAGTCCATATGCCCAGGTGCAGCGGGCCCCCCGCCAGGCTCTGCCGGCGCCCTCTCCGGAACCACCTCCACCCCCGCTGCTCTCTGTCAGCAGCGACTCTGGCCACTCATCCACGCTGACCACGGAGCCGGCCACCGAGTCCCCTGGCCGGCCGCCCCCGACGGCTGCTGAACGGCAGGAGCTCGATCGCCTCCTGGGAGGCTGCGGAGTGGCCAGTGGGGGCCGGGGAGCTGGGCGCGAGACGGCCATCCTCGATGACGAAGAGCAGCCCCCCGCGGGTGGAGGCCCCCACCTCGGAATGTACGCAGGCCACAGACCTGGCCTTAGCCGCCACTGCTCCTGCCGCCAGGGCTACCGGGAACCCTGCGGGGTCCCCAATGGGGGCTACTATCGGCCAGAGGGAACCCTGGAGAGGCGGCGGCTGGCCTATGCAGGCTATGAGGGCCCCCCCCAGGGCTATGCTGAGGCCTCCGTGGAGAAGAGGCGCCTCTGCCGATCGCTGTCCGAGGGGCCCTACCCCTACCCACCTGAGCTGGGGAAACCAGCCAACGGGGACTTTGGCTACCGCTCCCCAGGCTACCGGGAGGTGGTGATCCTGGAGGACCCCGGGCTGCCTGCCCTGTGCTCATGCCCCGCTTGCGAGGAGAAGCTGGCAGTGCCCACAGCAGCCCTCTATGGGCTGCGGCTGGAGAGGGAGGCCGGAGAGGGGTGGGCGACTGAGGCTGGCAAGCCTCTCTTACACCCGGTGCGGCCTGGGCACCCGCTGCCCCTGCTGGTGCCTGCCTGCGGGCATCACCATGCCCCGATGCCTGACTACAGCTGCCTGAAGCCACCCAAAGCAGGCGAGGAAGGGCATGAGGGCTGCTCCTACACCATGTGCCCTGAAGGCAGGTATGGGCATCCAGGGTACCCTGCCCTGGTGACATACGGCTATGGAGGAGCAGTTCCCAGTTACTGCCCGGCCTACGGCCGGGTGCCTCACAGCTGCGGGTCTCCAGGCGAGGGCAGAGGGTATCCCAGCTCCGGTGCCCACTCCCCACGGGCTGGCTCCATTTCCCCGGGCAGCCCGCCCTACCCCCAATCCAGGAAGCTGAGCTACGAGATccctgcagaggagggagggaacaggtATCCGCTGCCCGGGCACCTGGCCCCAGCAGGACCCTTGGCATCTGCAG AGTCGCCTGAGCCAGTGTCCTGGAGGGAGGGCCCCAGCGGACACAGCACCCTGCCTCGGTCTCCCCGAGATGCCCAGGGCAGTGCCTCTTCTGAGTTGTCTGGTCCCTCCACGCCCCTGCACACCAGCAGCCCAGTCCAGGGCAAGGAGAG CACCCGACGGCAGGACACCCGGTCCCCGACCTTGGCGCCCACTCAGAGACTGAGTCCTGGTGAGGCTGTGCCATCTGTTTCCCAGGGAGGCGCTGAAAAGGCTCCAGAGCTGCCGGCAAGAAGTGGGCCTGAgcctccagcccctggcccctTCTCGCCAGCCTCCCCACCCAGCTCACCCAATGACTGGCCTCAAGAGAAAAGCCCAGGGTGCCACTCGGACAGTGCCAGTCCAAGGGGCTCTGTGCCCACCACACTGCCCGGCCTCCGCCATGCCCCTTGGCAGGGACTTCGAGACCCCCCAGACAGCCCGGATGGGTCCCCACTCACTCCTGTGCCTACCCAGATGCCCTGGCTTGTGGCCAGCCCAGAGCCACCTCAGAGCTCACCTACACCTGCCTTCCCACTGGCTGCATCTTATGACATCAatggccccacccagcccccacttCCCGAGAAACGCCACCTGTTGGGGCCTGGGCAACAGCCAGGAccctggggcccagagcaggcaTCACCACCAGCCAGAGGCACCAGTCACCATGTCACCTTTGCACCTCTGCTCCTGGATaatgccccccaacccccag AGCCCCCTATGCAAGAGAGCCAGAGCAACGTCAAGTTTGTCCAGGATACGTCCAAGTTCTGGTACAAACCACACCTGTCCCGTGACCAAG CCATCGCCCTGCTGAAGGACAAGGACCCTGGGGCATTCCTGATCAGGGACAGTCATTCATTCCAAGGAGCCTACGGACTGGCTCTCAAGGTGGCTACACCCCCACCCAGCGCCCAGCCCTGGAAAG GGGATCCCTTGGAACAGCTGGTCCGCCATTTTCTCATTGAGACTGGGCCCAAGGGGGTGAAGATCAAGGGCTGCCCCAGCGAGCCCTACTTTG GCAGCCTGTCGGCCCTGGTCTCCCAGCACTCCATCTCCCCGCTGTCCCTGCCCTGCTGCCTGCGCATTCCCAGCAAAG ATCCTCTGGAGGAGGCCCCAGAGGCCCCAGTGCCCAGCAACATGAGCACAGCGGCAGACCTCCTGCGTCAGGGCGCCG CCTGCAGCGTGCTCTACCTGACCTCAGTGGAGACCGAGTCACTGACAGGCCCCCAGGCGGTGGCGCGGGCCAGCTCCGCAGCTCTGAGCTGCAGTCCCCGCCCGACACCTGCCGTTGTCCACTTCAAGGTCTCAGCCCAGGGCATCACGCTGACGGACAACCAAAGGAA GCTCTTCTTTCGCCGCCATTATCCAGTGAACAGCATCACCTTCTCCAGCACTGACCCTCAGGACCGGAG ATGGACCAACCCTGACGGGACCACCTCCAA GATCTTTGGTTTCGTGGCCAAGAAGCCAGGAAGCCCCTGGGAGAATGTGTGTCACCTCTTCGCAGAGCTTGACCCAGATCAGCCTGCAGGCGCCATCGTCACCTTCATCACCAAAGTTCTACTGGGCcagagaaaatga